A region of the Mycobacterium sp. NBC_00419 genome:
CCGCCGCGTTGACCATCGTCACCGAGCCCAAGACGCCGCCGGTGGCCGTGATCGTGACCGGCTTGTCCACGGAGACGTCGACCGCCCCGTCCTTGACCGATGCGGCCAGCTGCGGAATGAGGAGGTCGCCGTACGGAGTGCCCTTGTCGGCGATCACCTTGACCGGCGCCGGGGCCGGGTCGCTACCGCACGCGCTGAGCACGAACAGCAGGGCGGGGATCAGAGCCAGCACCACCAGCCGGACTCGCGACCGTTCACGGGTTGCCGAGCCGACCTGCCACATACCGGGGACTACCTCACTAGCTGTGTAAATGCTGGGAATCTTCAGTCTAAGGGCAGCTATGCCCTGGTGGCGACCGCACAGGTCAGCGGTGGTGCGGCCGCAATATGGCCCTCTTCGAGCGGATTTCTCACTACGGCGGCTGGCCTGTTAAAGTCATCGACGCAGTTCACGCGCCGTTAGCTCAGTTGGTAGAGCAGCTGACTCTTAATCAGCGGGTCCGGGGTTCGAAACCCTGACGGCGCACAGGTAGAGGGTGGCTTTTAGCCACCCTCTCTTTTTTGTACATCGGGCTTAGACATCGACGATGACCGCCGCGCGGTCCAGCAGCTCAGCAACCTCGGTATGCGGCCGCCGGGCCGGGCTTTGGACAGCGGCGACTTTTCTCGATACGTCCCCGCGGTCGACCGGACCTGCCTGCCACGGAGGGCAGCGATAGGTGTCGTCGACGATCTGTACAGGCGAATTGCGTTGGCTACGCTGGCCGCCGTGAACCCCAGCCTGCGAATCACTGCCGTCCTCGTGCTGCTGTGCAACGCGCTAATGTGCTGCTCGGCACCGGCCAAGGGGGCGACGTGTAGCCAGGGTGAGGTTGTGGGCTGGGGCGACTCACTGACTTACTCGTTGACGAAAACCGGGGACGGGTGGACGCAGGCCGACCCGACGTGGCTGCAGACCCTCGGCACGGATCTCGGCGTGGCGACGAAAAACTTCGGTGTGATGTCGCAGGGATCAGCGGAGATCGCGGTGCGCCAAGGCGGGTTGAAGCCAACTGTGACGTTGGCCGGCAACCAACTCCCGAAGGGCACCCGTGCCGCAACCCAAGTTACCGATATCAGCCCGAAGGATGGGTGGAGCCAATATCGGCAGGCTGGGGAGTTGACGATGCACGGCGCCCTCGGCGATGTCCCGGGAACCCTGATCCACAACGTGGACGATGGTGTCGACAGTTTCTCATTCACCCCGGACACCGCCCCCGACTGGAACCGCCCGGTGCCCGCCGGAACCACCTTCAGTGGTGACCAGGGCGACGGCTACCGGGATTGCATCCAGATCATCTGGGCGGGCACCAACAACAGCGCCCAGCCGGCCGCGATTGTGCGGGACGTCGCGGAGATGGTGAAGTGGATCCCTGACCCGAAACGGTTCCTGATCGTCGGCGCCAACCCCGAGACCACCGCTGAGCTGAAAGCCAACTATGGCAAGAGGTTCGTGGACCTGCAGGGCTGGCTGAGATCCGACGGGCTAACCGCGGCGGGCATCACCCCCACGGCGGATGACGAGAGCTCGATCGCGGCCGGCGAAGTCCCATCCTCGCTCCGGGTGGACGGCACTCACCTCACACAGGCGGCCTACACGGCTATCGGGCACCATCTCGCCTCGCTAGTTAAATCTGAATATTCAACTAACCCCTGATAGCTTTGGCGGCGGGTTGCCAGGGTAGGGGGTATTTACGGTGTCCGTCCTAGACCGCTACGAGCGGGTTTCCGATCGCCATCGCCGACGCGCCCGCCACGCCCACAAACGCCTCGACATTCAGGGTCTGCGCATGGTGGCGGTGCTGACGGTCTTCGCCGACCATCTGTGGGGATGGCCGAGCGGCGGCTATGTCGGAGTCGATGTGTTCTTTGTGATCTCGGGCTTTTTGATCACCGGCAACCTGCTGCGGATGGCTGAGACCACCGGCAATGTGTCGTTCACCGCGTTCTACTGGAATCGGGTTCGGCGCATCGTGCCTGCCGCGACAGTCACCCTGGCCATGACATGTGTGGCCGCGGTGTTGATCTTCCAGCCGTTCCGGGCGAAACAAGTCGGGCTGGACGCGTTCTACGCGTTCATCTTTATGTCGAACTGGCGCTTCGCAATTCAGGGCACCGACTACTTCAGCCAGGGCATCGCCGTTTCACCGATCCGCCATTTCTGGTCACTGTCAATCGAGGAACAGTTCTATTTCGTCTGGCCCGCCCTCATCTTTGCGATCGGGGTGTTGGTAGCGCGGAAGGCGTGGCCGCATTCCAGGCGCATGTTCATCGCCGGTGTGGTGATGGCCGCGGTCGTGGCGACATCTCTCGGCTGGTCGATCTTCCAAACCGCAACAGCCCCGGCGTGGGCGTATTTCGACACGTTCGCTCGGGTCTGGGAGCTGGGCGCCGGCGCACTACTCGCGACATCAACGGGCTTGTTGGCGACGATCCCGCAGGCTGTGAAGCCGATCCTGTCGTGGGTGGGGCTCGGTTTGATCGCCACCAGCCTGCTCCTGCTGCACGACGCCACCGTCGGCTTCCCCGCGCCGTGGGCATTGCTCCCGGTTGTGGGGTCGGGGTTGGTGATCGCCGCCGGTGTCGGCCGGGAACCCCGCTATCAAGACTTTCTGCGGAACCCGATCAGTACTTACATCGGCGATATCTCTTACTCGCTGTATCTAGTCCACTGGCCGATCATCGTGTTCGCCGGGTCGCTAATGGAGCCTGGCGTCTATTACTCAGTAGTGGTGGTGGCGCTGAGTTTCGCGCTGGCGATCACCTCGTACCATTGCGTGGAAGACCCTCTACGCCGGGTCAATTCAGCGAAAATCCGGCAGACCGTGCGGGACGTGAGGCGGGGCCGCTACAGCCCGGCACGATCCAGCCAGGCGATGATGACCGCCGCGGTAGGCCTGCTGACGGTGGCGACCCTCGCAATTCTGATGCAACCAGTGAGACCTTCGGCTGCACCACCGGATCTAGCAACCGCCGACAACCCACTCACCCAGTCGGGTGGCCATCAGCTTGGGCCGTTGGTGACCGCGCTGCAAAATGACATCGTCGCAGCGTTGAAGGCTGAACAGTGGCCCCAATTCGCCCCACCGGCCGACACAATCATCAACGGCGACATCGCCGAAGCCGACGTGAAAGCTTGCGGAGCACCAACATCCGACAAACCCTGCACGTGGGGCGATCCCGCCGCCCACACCCATGCCGTGTTGATCGGGGACTCCATCGCCATGTCCTATCTCGGCCCGCTGCATGACATCGCAAACACAACCGGTAGTCAAATCCAGGTGCACAACGAGGCTGAATACTTCTGCTATTTCATCGACGCGGCGATCACCGGTCAGGACGAGAAACTGGCCGACGCCTGCCCAGCCCGCAAACAACGCGCCGTGAACTACATCAACGCCAACAAGCCCGACGTGGTGTTCATCTCCCACTCCTACGGCGCGAAACAGATCGCCGGTACCGACCGCAACATCACCGCTCAGGAGTGGGCTCAATCGATGCGTAAGTTCATTGATTCGTTTCGGGGCAGCGTGAAAAAGATTGTGTTCTTAGCTCCACCACCTGCTGACATTGTTATGAGCAAATGCTATGGGGTAGCCGCGAATAAGCCCCCCGACTGTGTAGGCAAAGTGTTGGAAGGCTGGCACCAGATGGCTGAAGCCGAACGGGATCTGGCCACCGCCATCAGCGGAACTTGGGTGGACCCGCGGCTGTGGTTCTGCTTCGAGGAACGCTGCCCCAGCTTCGTCGACACAATCATCACCAAAGCCGACTGGGCACACATGTCCCCGCCCTACGCCAAACACATCACACCGGTGATCGACGAATCACTACGGGCCGCGGGCATCTACTGAAGTAGAAGCTCGCCCCACCGGGCCCGAAGGCCAGCGGGGTGATTGCCCGCGAGGATGTCGGACTACGAGCGGCAAGGCAACGCGCCGCACCGCCCAGTGCGTATCTGGCGTCAAATACGACGCAGTTGTCGATCCATCCCGTGATCACCGGCACCGGCCCGCACTGAGGTCAGCCTGCAACGTGTAGACGCGTTTGGTGTGGCGCGGGGCGTTTCGCGGTGTCAGGAGAGCGTCCATTCCTGGCCGATCGGGCCGCCGCCGCCTTGCGGCCATTGTCGGCCGCACCCGCGATGTTCGCCTGTGCGGCATCGGCAGCCTTAGGCAGGCTGGCAACACGACTTCCGGCCTTCCGGATTGCGGTTGGGTGACCTGGCCTGGTCAGCGTCCGCCGGCCGGTAGTGGCATGAGCCTTCGCGACGGCGGGAATGCTCGAAGCGGATCGGACCGTCCCCGTCGTGGTTGCAGAAGCACTAGGCGCCGCAGAGAGTGCGAAGGCCAGGGGAAGCGGCATGCTGATGAAATTGATCAGGCCGGCTTGGATACCTGCGATTAGCGCGCCTAATGGATTTCCGCGGAACATTGGATTTTTCAGGGTGACGGAAGTCCAAACGATGATGTTGATCGGCAGCGTGATCGGAAAGGCCACGTACCACAGCGGGAGAAGGATCGGCAACAGCGCCAGGTTAAGGAGTGAGGAGGCTGCGGCCCGAGGTGAGCTGGACTGGCGACCCGACGCCGTGATTGGACCCGCCGACGATGGCTCAGCCGACGTGTTTGCGAAGATCGAACCCGAACGGTTCTGGGCGGCCGCCGCCCTTACCTCGGTCGTAGCGAAAACGGCTAACTGGACTGCGGCCCGTTCTCCACGAATTGCACCCTGGTGCTTCGGAACAGGCGGGACTGCGATCAAACCTGCCAACACGACTGCCGCACT
Encoded here:
- a CDS encoding acyltransferase family protein; the encoded protein is MSVLDRYERVSDRHRRRARHAHKRLDIQGLRMVAVLTVFADHLWGWPSGGYVGVDVFFVISGFLITGNLLRMAETTGNVSFTAFYWNRVRRIVPAATVTLAMTCVAAVLIFQPFRAKQVGLDAFYAFIFMSNWRFAIQGTDYFSQGIAVSPIRHFWSLSIEEQFYFVWPALIFAIGVLVARKAWPHSRRMFIAGVVMAAVVATSLGWSIFQTATAPAWAYFDTFARVWELGAGALLATSTGLLATIPQAVKPILSWVGLGLIATSLLLLHDATVGFPAPWALLPVVGSGLVIAAGVGREPRYQDFLRNPISTYIGDISYSLYLVHWPIIVFAGSLMEPGVYYSVVVVALSFALAITSYHCVEDPLRRVNSAKIRQTVRDVRRGRYSPARSSQAMMTAAVGLLTVATLAILMQPVRPSAAPPDLATADNPLTQSGGHQLGPLVTALQNDIVAALKAEQWPQFAPPADTIINGDIAEADVKACGAPTSDKPCTWGDPAAHTHAVLIGDSIAMSYLGPLHDIANTTGSQIQVHNEAEYFCYFIDAAITGQDEKLADACPARKQRAVNYINANKPDVVFISHSYGAKQIAGTDRNITAQEWAQSMRKFIDSFRGSVKKIVFLAPPPADIVMSKCYGVAANKPPDCVGKVLEGWHQMAEAERDLATAISGTWVDPRLWFCFEERCPSFVDTIITKADWAHMSPPYAKHITPVIDESLRAAGIY